The sequence GACCACCACTTCGTATGTGTTCTTCTCTATCTCCACACCGAACAGCCGGTTGCCGACTGAGGCCCGACTGCCCAGTTTCTGGAGGACTGCATCAAGAAATACCCCCTCACCGAATGAAGGGTCCATTACAAGGTCTTCGTCGGTGCGGACAGCCCAGCGCACCAAGAACTCCGCCACTCTGGAATAGGTGTAGTACGCCCCACGCTGCTTCGCCTCGATAGGGTGATTCATGTTGGCCAGTCCCGCACGCCTGTCTTGTCCAGTCCCTCAAGTCCGAATACTTGCTATAAACGTTCATTCTTGGTTGGATGGACACTCCTGTGTTCAGTC comes from Candidatus Thorarchaeota archaeon and encodes:
- a CDS encoding N-6 DNA methylase encodes the protein MNHPIEAKQRGAYYTYSRVAEFLVRWAVRTDEDLVMDPSFGEGVFLDAVLQKLGSRASVGNRLFGVEIEKNTYEVVV